In one Poecilia reticulata strain Guanapo linkage group LG8, Guppy_female_1.0+MT, whole genome shotgun sequence genomic region, the following are encoded:
- the ccndx gene encoding cyclin Dx, with protein MGALFLSVPGNEPENEGRAATPPSQDPLHSCSGSPPPPTLSIRDQMDQAKLPVSLWCEESEEDQGEPQGQSSSRGSPQLRARWDPSVSGHRVIQRLLHLEGRYMPSMLYVTLIQRDPQRREEIAKWALEVCCDCGCDEAVFPLSVSLMDRYLSAYLSLPVSPFCLAAGCILIASKLTECETVTADALCTAAEFSFQPSDLREMERVVLAALRWDSAAVTPQDFLPHFLSSMEERGESELLSMLRRHSDTLAALCVCDSRFLGAPPSLIAAASLNCALRGLGSKESPQRAAMSETLAELCQTDPAVLQCYSEMIEFSLRQRLQSGLQPGPTEKDEEVENERPGTPTDMREIDF; from the exons ATGGGAGCCCTGTTCCTCTCTGTCCCGGGAAATGAGCCGGAAAATGAGGGGCGGGCCGCCACGCCTCCTTCTCAGGACCCGCTGCACTCCTGCTCCGGCTCTCCGCCGCCTCCCACCCTCTCCATCCGCGAT CAGATGGACCAGGCGAAGCTTCCTGTGTCTCTTTGGTGtgaggagtcagaggaggatcAGGGTGAACCTCAAG gccagagcagcagcaggggcTCGCCTCAGCTCCGAGCCCGCTGGGACCCCTCCGTGTCGGGGCATCGAGTGATCCAGAGGCTGCTCCACCTGGAGGGGCGCTACATGCCCTCCATGCTCTACGTCACGCTCATCCAGCGGGATCCGCAGCGCCGGGAGGAGATCGCCAAGTGGGCCCTGGAG GTTTGCTGTGACTGTGGATGTGACGAAGCCGTCTTCCCGCTGTCTGTCTCCCTGATGGACAGGTACCTGTCTGCCTACCTGTCCCTGCCTGTCTCACCGTTCTGCCTGGCTGCAGGATGCATCCTGATCGCCTCAAAGCTCACAGAGTGTGAAACCGTCACTGCTGACGCCCTCTGCACAGCGGCCGAGTTCAGCTTCCAGCCTTCAGACCTgagg GAAATGGAGCGCGTCGTCCTCGCTGCGCTGCGCTGGGACTCGGCAGCAGTGACTCCTCAGGACTTCCTGCCACATTTTCTCTCCTCCATGGAGGAACGAGGAGAGTCTGAGCTGCTTTCCATGCTGAGGCGGCACAGCGACACCCTGGCCGCCCTCTGCGTCTGTGACTCCCGTTTTCTGGGAGCCCCTCCCTCACTTATTGCTGCAGCGTCCCTGAACTGTGCACTGCGAGGGCTGGGCAGCAAGGAGTCGCCTCAGCGGGCCGCCATGAGCGAGACGCTAGCCGAGCTGTGCCAGACGGATCCG GCGGTGTTGCAGTGCTACAGCGAGATGATCGAGTTTTCCCTCAGGCAGCGGCTGCAGAGCGGACTGCAGCCCGGTCCCACTGAGAAGGACGAGGAGGTGGAGAACGAAAGGCCCGGGACGCCGACCGACATGAGAGAGATTGATTtctaa